Proteins co-encoded in one Zalophus californianus isolate mZalCal1 chromosome 9, mZalCal1.pri.v2, whole genome shotgun sequence genomic window:
- the PCBP2 gene encoding poly(rC)-binding protein 2 isoform X12 — MDTGVIEGGLNVTLTIRLLMHGKEVGSIIGKKGESVKKMREESGARINISEGNCPERIITLAGPTNAIFKAFAMIIDKLEEDISSSMTNSTAASRPPVTLRLVVPASQCGSLIGKGGCKIKEIRESTGAQVQVAGDMLPNSTERAITIAGIPQSIIECVKQICVVMLETLSQSPPKGVTIPYRPKPSSSPVIFAGGQAYTIQGQYAIPQPDLTKLHQLAMQQSHFPMTHGNTGFSGLDASAQTTSHELTIPNDLIGCIIGRQGAKINEIRQMSGAQIKIANPVEGSTDRQVTITGSAASISLAQYLINVRLSSETGGMGSS; from the exons ATGGACACCGGTGTGATTGAAGGTGGATTAAATGTCACTCTCACCATCCGGCTACTTATGCATGGAAAG GAAGTTGGCAGTATCATCGGAAAG AAAGGAGAATCAGTTAAGAAGATGCGTGAGGAG AGTGGTGCGCGTATCAACATCTCAGAAGGGAATTGTCCTGAGAGAATTATCACTTTGGCTGGACCCACTAACGCCATCTTCAAAGCCTTTGCTATGATCATTGACAAACTGGAAGAG GACATCAGCAGCTCTATGACCAATAGTACAGCTGCCAGTAGACCCCCAGTTACCCTGAGGCTGGTGGTCCCTGCTAGTCAGTGTGGCTCTCTCATTGGGAAAGGTGGTTGCAAGATCAAAGAAATACGAGAG AGTACAGGGGCTCAGGTCCAGGTGGCAGGGGATATGCTCCCCAACTCAACTGAGCGGGCCATCACTATTGCTGGCATTCCGCAATCCATCATTGAGTGTGTGAAACAGATCTGCGTGGTCATGTTGGAG actctctcccagTCCCCCCCGAAGGGCGTGACCATCCCGTACCGGCCCAAGCCGTCCAGTTCTCCAGTCATCTTTGCAGGTGGTCAG GCCTATACCATTCAAGGACAGTATGCCATTCCACAGCCAGAT TTGACCAAGCTGCACCAGTTGGCAATGCAACAGTCTCATTTTCCCATGACGCATGGCAACACCGGATTCAGTG GTTTGGATGCATCTGCTCAGACTACTTCTCATGAACTCACCATTCCAAATGAT TTGATTGGCTGCATAATCGGGCGTCAAGGCGCCAAAATCAATGAGATCCGTCAGATGTCTGGGGCGCAGATCAAAATTGCGAACCCAGTGGAAGGATCTACTGATAGGCAGGTTACCATCACTGGATCTGCTGCCAGCATTAGCCTGGCTCAGTATCTAATCAATGTCAG
- the PCBP2 gene encoding poly(rC)-binding protein 2 isoform X9, which yields MDTGVIEGGLNVTLTIRLLMHGKEVGSIIGKKGESVKKMREESGARINISEGNCPERIITLAGPTNAIFKAFAMIIDKLEEDISSSMTNSTAASRPPVTLRLVVPASQCGSLIGKGGCKIKEIRESTGAQVQVAGDMLPNSTERAITIAGIPQSIIECVKQICVVMLETLSQSPPKGVTIPYRPKPSSSPVIFAGGQAYTIQGQYAIPQPDLTKLHQLAMQQSHFPMTHGNTGFSGIESSSPEVKGYWGLDASAQTTSHELTIPNDLIGCIIGRQGAKINEIRQMSGAQIKIANPVEGSTDRQVTITGSAASISLAQYLINVRLSSETGGMGSS from the exons ATGGACACCGGTGTGATTGAAGGTGGATTAAATGTCACTCTCACCATCCGGCTACTTATGCATGGAAAG GAAGTTGGCAGTATCATCGGAAAG AAAGGAGAATCAGTTAAGAAGATGCGTGAGGAG AGTGGTGCGCGTATCAACATCTCAGAAGGGAATTGTCCTGAGAGAATTATCACTTTGGCTGGACCCACTAACGCCATCTTCAAAGCCTTTGCTATGATCATTGACAAACTGGAAGAG GACATCAGCAGCTCTATGACCAATAGTACAGCTGCCAGTAGACCCCCAGTTACCCTGAGGCTGGTGGTCCCTGCTAGTCAGTGTGGCTCTCTCATTGGGAAAGGTGGTTGCAAGATCAAAGAAATACGAGAG AGTACAGGGGCTCAGGTCCAGGTGGCAGGGGATATGCTCCCCAACTCAACTGAGCGGGCCATCACTATTGCTGGCATTCCGCAATCCATCATTGAGTGTGTGAAACAGATCTGCGTGGTCATGTTGGAG actctctcccagTCCCCCCCGAAGGGCGTGACCATCCCGTACCGGCCCAAGCCGTCCAGTTCTCCAGTCATCTTTGCAGGTGGTCAG GCCTATACCATTCAAGGACAGTATGCCATTCCACAGCCAGAT TTGACCAAGCTGCACCAGTTGGCAATGCAACAGTCTCATTTTCCCATGACGCATGGCAACACCGGATTCAGTG GCATTGAATCCAGCTCTCCAGAGGTGAAAGGCTATTGGg GTTTGGATGCATCTGCTCAGACTACTTCTCATGAACTCACCATTCCAAATGAT TTGATTGGCTGCATAATCGGGCGTCAAGGCGCCAAAATCAATGAGATCCGTCAGATGTCTGGGGCGCAGATCAAAATTGCGAACCCAGTGGAAGGATCTACTGATAGGCAGGTTACCATCACTGGATCTGCTGCCAGCATTAGCCTGGCTCAGTATCTAATCAATGTCAG
- the PCBP2 gene encoding poly(rC)-binding protein 2 isoform X8, whose translation MDTGVIEGGLNVTLTIRLLMHGKEVGSIIGKKGESVKKMREESGARINISEGNCPERIITLAGPTNAIFKAFAMIIDKLEEDISSSMTNSTAASRPPVTLRLVVPASQCGSLIGKGGCKIKEIRESTGAQVQVAGDMLPNSTERAITIAGIPQSIIECVKQICVVMLETLSQSPPKGVTIPYRPKPSSSPVIFAGGQAYTIQGQYAIPQPDLTKLHQLAMQQSHFPMTHGNTGFSGIESSSPEVKGYWAGLDASAQTTSHELTIPNDLIGCIIGRQGAKINEIRQMSGAQIKIANPVEGSTDRQVTITGSAASISLAQYLINVRLSSETGGMGSS comes from the exons ATGGACACCGGTGTGATTGAAGGTGGATTAAATGTCACTCTCACCATCCGGCTACTTATGCATGGAAAG GAAGTTGGCAGTATCATCGGAAAG AAAGGAGAATCAGTTAAGAAGATGCGTGAGGAG AGTGGTGCGCGTATCAACATCTCAGAAGGGAATTGTCCTGAGAGAATTATCACTTTGGCTGGACCCACTAACGCCATCTTCAAAGCCTTTGCTATGATCATTGACAAACTGGAAGAG GACATCAGCAGCTCTATGACCAATAGTACAGCTGCCAGTAGACCCCCAGTTACCCTGAGGCTGGTGGTCCCTGCTAGTCAGTGTGGCTCTCTCATTGGGAAAGGTGGTTGCAAGATCAAAGAAATACGAGAG AGTACAGGGGCTCAGGTCCAGGTGGCAGGGGATATGCTCCCCAACTCAACTGAGCGGGCCATCACTATTGCTGGCATTCCGCAATCCATCATTGAGTGTGTGAAACAGATCTGCGTGGTCATGTTGGAG actctctcccagTCCCCCCCGAAGGGCGTGACCATCCCGTACCGGCCCAAGCCGTCCAGTTCTCCAGTCATCTTTGCAGGTGGTCAG GCCTATACCATTCAAGGACAGTATGCCATTCCACAGCCAGAT TTGACCAAGCTGCACCAGTTGGCAATGCAACAGTCTCATTTTCCCATGACGCATGGCAACACCGGATTCAGTG GCATTGAATCCAGCTCTCCAGAGGTGAAAGGCTATTGGg CAGGTTTGGATGCATCTGCTCAGACTACTTCTCATGAACTCACCATTCCAAATGAT TTGATTGGCTGCATAATCGGGCGTCAAGGCGCCAAAATCAATGAGATCCGTCAGATGTCTGGGGCGCAGATCAAAATTGCGAACCCAGTGGAAGGATCTACTGATAGGCAGGTTACCATCACTGGATCTGCTGCCAGCATTAGCCTGGCTCAGTATCTAATCAATGTCAG